CCGTTTCTTGGCACATTTTGTGCGCTGTTTGGCCTGCAATTGTTGCTTTTGCTGGCGATTTCGCAATTGCGCTTGCCCGAAACCCACAAAAAGGTCCATGACGAACCCGCCCGTCCGTTAGGCGAGATATTCCGGGTGCCAGGCGTGCTGGTTGCCATTGTGGGGGCCGCCCTTGGTTACGCCGTCATGAGCTTTGTAATGACAGCAACGCCGCTTGCCATTCTTGATTGCAATTATGCCTTTGGTGATGCTGCTTTTATTATTCAGTGGCATGTGGTCGGGATGTATGCGCCGGGCTTTTTTACCGGCAGTTTGATCCGCCGGTTTGGTTCGCTTGCCATTATCCAGATCGGGGCGGTGATTACGCTGGGCTGTCTGTTGTTCGGGCTGGCCGGCGTTGACCTGCTGGCGAATTTCTGGCCCGCCCTGGTGTTGCTGGGCATTGGCTGGAATTTCATGTTTGTGGGCGCGACCACGCTTTTGACGGAAAATTATCGCCCGGCAGAACAGGCACGTATCCAGGCGATTAACGAATTTGCCGTGTTTGGCACCGTTGCTGTTGCATCCCTTTCTGCCGGGTCGATTTATGCCGGGGCAGGATGGTCGGTTCTGCTGATGTCGGCTGGGTTGCCGGTCGGGCTGGTGATGCTGATTGTAGCGATTTATGCGGTTTATAAACGGAACCTTGCACGCAAAACCATCTGATCATTCTTGTACCGTTTTGATGCGTTTTAAAACGCTTAATGCTTGCCCGACAGAATTTCGAGCGCATGGGAGCGAAATTCACGGTTATAGAGCACCACAATCACCCAGCTTGCACCGAGCATGAAGGCATAGGGGTGATAAAACCAGGCCAGGGCGGACAGGGCAAAGAAATAGGCGCGAATGCCGCGATTGAAATTATGGGCGGACATCATGCTCATGCGGGCAGCCTGGGCCGCAATGTTCGCGCCTTTTTCGTGGTTGGCTTCCGGGGCGGCGCCAATCAGGATTGAACAGTAATTTGACAGCCGGAATGCCCAGGTGAATTTGAAAAAGGCATAAACAAAGATCAGCATCAAAAACACGACCTTGCAATTCCAAAGCAAAGGTGTGGATGCTGCCGCATAGGGCAGGGCGGAAATCAGTTCCAATCCTTCCTTGCTG
The window above is part of the Thalassospira marina genome. Proteins encoded here:
- a CDS encoding MFS transporter, producing MPSPEVRRNVIVLSLCVALSASAMSLLFTVAAVIGYSLAPDKSLSTLPVSATMIAMLVTTAPAAFMMKRYGRRIGFAVGCFIGMCGAISGMGAVYWGNFWLMCAAGAFIGSANAIAMQYRFAAAEAAPAEFRSRAISFTMLGGVLAAFIGPNLASFARNWFDTVPFLGTFCALFGLQLLLLLAISQLRLPETHKKVHDEPARPLGEIFRVPGVLVAIVGAALGYAVMSFVMTATPLAILDCNYAFGDAAFIIQWHVVGMYAPGFFTGSLIRRFGSLAIIQIGAVITLGCLLFGLAGVDLLANFWPALVLLGIGWNFMFVGATTLLTENYRPAEQARIQAINEFAVFGTVAVASLSAGSIYAGAGWSVLLMSAGLPVGLVMLIVAIYAVYKRNLARKTI
- a CDS encoding DUF599 domain-containing protein produces the protein MVTTTLHDALALAWALCWWAGYTFYADSSARRRKSISALMARNRHRWMEQMLKRNLRMIDTSIAGNLITAISFFSSTTILVLVGLGALLGYSKEGLELISALPYAAASTPLLWNCKVVFLMLIFVYAFFKFTWAFRLSNYCSILIGAAPEANHEKGANIAAQAARMSMMSAHNFNRGIRAYFFALSALAWFYHPYAFMLGASWVIVVLYNREFRSHALEILSGKH